The Shewanella algae DNA segment ATAAGCGGATTACCCAGGAAATATTGATAGACAACGCTGATCGCAACGGCGCCCGTCAGGGCGATGTCGTGGTGGTGGAACTCACCCGCAGGCCGGGGCGCTATGTCAAAGCCGCCGGTAAGGTGGTTGAGGTGCTGGGTAAAGAGATGGCGCCGGGCATGGAGATAGAAATTGCCCTGCGCAACTATGATCTACCCCATACCTGGTCTGCCGCCATCGAAAAGAAACTGCGCAAAATATCCGATGAAGTGCAGGAAGAGGACAAGGTAGGTCGGGTCGACCTGCGGCAACTGCCCTTGGTCACCATAGACGGTGAAGATGCTCGCGACTTTGACGATGCTGTCTATGCCGAGCGCAAGCGCAGCGGCGGTTGGCGCCTGTGGGTGGCCATTGCCGATGTCAGCTATTATGTGCGTACTCAATCGGCGCTGGATCAAGAAGCCCGTGCTCGAGGCAACTCTGTGTACTTCCCGTCACAGGTGATCCCCATGTTGCCGGAAAAGCTCTCCAACGGCCTGTGTTCCCTGAACCCGGGAGTTGACCGTCTCTGTATGGTGGCCGAGATGACAGTGTCGGCGTCGGGTAAGTTATCCGGCTACAAGTTCTATCCGGCGGTGATGCATTCCCACGCCCGTTTCACCTATACCCAGGTGGCGGCCATGCTGGAAGGCGAAGAAGGCCTGGAAGAGCATAAGCCTTTACTGCCGCATCTCAAGGTGTTGCAGGAGCTGTATCTGGCGCTCGATAGCCAGCGGGCCAACCGTGGCGCCATCGCCTTTGAGACGCTGGAAACCCAGTTCATCTTCAATGAGCAGCGCAAGATAGACAAGATAGTGCCCAGAGCCCGTAACCAGGCGCACAAGATCATCGAAGAGTGTATGATCCTCGCCAACGTGGCGGCGGCCAAGTTTGTCAAAAAGCACAAGGGTGAAGTCCTCTATCGGGTGCACGAAGCGCCATCCGAGCAGAAGCTGACTCAGTTCAAGGAGTTTCTGGCTGAGCGGGGGCTCTCCATGGGTGGCGGTCTCGAACCTGAACCCAGTGACTACCAGGCTCTGATGGAAAAAGTCCAGGGGCGCGCCGATGCCGAACTCATTCAGGTGATGTTGCTGCGCTCCATGCGCCAGGCGACTTACACACCGGACAATGAAGGCCACTTTGGTCTGGCGCTGGAGGAGTATGCTCACTTTACTTCGCCGATTCGCCGTTATCCTGACTTGGTGTTGCACAGGGTGATCCGTTACCTGCTCGCCAAGGAGCGCGGTGAAGCGAGCGACAAGTGGACCCCGGACGGTGGCTATCACTATCAGCTCGATGAGCTGGATCAGCTTGGCGAAGAGTGTTCCAACACCGAGCGCCGCGCCGATGAAGCCACCCGTGACGTCTCCGACTGGCTCAAGTGTGAGTTTATGCAGGACCATGTGGGTGACACCTTCGATGCGGT contains these protein-coding regions:
- the rnr gene encoding ribonuclease R, which encodes MIKDPHFEREQDKYDNPIPSREFILEYLRSQTSPLNRERIATALNISDEEQLEALRRRLRAMERDGQLVFTRGQCYGLPERMDLIQGTVLGHRDGYGFFRPDEGGDDLFINHGDMLRYFHGDKVLAQKAGVDRKGRREARIVRLVAERTAALVGRFHVDCGMAFVIADDKRITQEILIDNADRNGARQGDVVVVELTRRPGRYVKAAGKVVEVLGKEMAPGMEIEIALRNYDLPHTWSAAIEKKLRKISDEVQEEDKVGRVDLRQLPLVTIDGEDARDFDDAVYAERKRSGGWRLWVAIADVSYYVRTQSALDQEARARGNSVYFPSQVIPMLPEKLSNGLCSLNPGVDRLCMVAEMTVSASGKLSGYKFYPAVMHSHARFTYTQVAAMLEGEEGLEEHKPLLPHLKVLQELYLALDSQRANRGAIAFETLETQFIFNEQRKIDKIVPRARNQAHKIIEECMILANVAAAKFVKKHKGEVLYRVHEAPSEQKLTQFKEFLAERGLSMGGGLEPEPSDYQALMEKVQGRADAELIQVMLLRSMRQATYTPDNEGHFGLALEEYAHFTSPIRRYPDLVLHRVIRYLLAKERGEASDKWTPDGGYHYQLDELDQLGEECSNTERRADEATRDVSDWLKCEFMQDHVGDTFDAVVASVTSFGLFVRLNELFIDGLVHISTLGSDYFQYDPMRQRLIGEHSGQIYQIGDAVTVKVASVNLDDRQIDLLMVDEEGRSQRRKGRSKSKPLTARERVNIEGARRSAKAQKPAGKGSAKSKSTGASAAKSKSTKAAGNAGAKKPKAAKRVKRKK